Proteins from one Gilliamella sp. ESL0443 genomic window:
- a CDS encoding glycerol dehydrogenase, whose translation MITTALFPNRYIQGFNAIENSLGQELARLGKKALLLESPSAHKNLSKTIEKSLSGNIESIVDIFNRECSDEEIARIIELAKSQNIDVIVGIGGGKVIDTAKAVAATINYPCVVVPTLASTDAPCSALSVIYTPTGEFKRYFVLPRNPDVVLVDSKVIANAPVRFLVAGMGDALATWFEAEDCRQSKAGNMSGRSGPMTAFALAKFCFEILLKYGVQAKNSCEQKVVTPALEHVIEANTLLSGLGFESGGLSAAHAIHNGFTALEATHNYWHGEKVAFGTLAMLMLIDSDPEMIETVYHFCESVGLPTTLAEIGLANVSDDDLMQVAILACAEGESIHNSPAEISPETVFAAIKAANAEGLRRK comes from the coding sequence ATGATTACTACTGCACTTTTTCCAAATCGTTACATTCAAGGTTTTAATGCAATTGAAAATAGCCTAGGCCAAGAGTTAGCAAGGCTTGGAAAAAAAGCATTATTACTTGAAAGTCCATCTGCACATAAAAATTTATCTAAAACTATCGAAAAATCACTATCAGGTAATATTGAAAGTATCGTAGATATTTTTAATCGAGAATGTAGCGATGAAGAGATTGCAAGGATAATTGAGTTAGCTAAATCTCAAAATATTGATGTGATTGTGGGTATAGGTGGCGGGAAGGTTATTGATACAGCGAAAGCGGTTGCAGCAACGATTAACTACCCTTGTGTTGTGGTCCCTACGCTTGCCTCTACAGATGCGCCTTGTAGCGCTTTATCAGTAATTTATACACCAACTGGTGAATTTAAAAGATATTTTGTGTTACCCAGAAATCCTGATGTAGTATTAGTTGATTCAAAAGTTATCGCTAATGCGCCTGTAAGATTTTTAGTTGCCGGTATGGGAGATGCTTTAGCAACTTGGTTTGAGGCCGAAGATTGTAGACAATCAAAAGCTGGGAATATGAGTGGACGATCAGGTCCAATGACTGCATTTGCGTTAGCAAAATTTTGTTTTGAGATTTTACTTAAGTATGGTGTTCAGGCTAAAAATTCTTGTGAACAAAAAGTCGTAACTCCAGCTCTAGAACATGTAATTGAAGCTAATACACTTCTTTCCGGATTGGGATTTGAAAGTGGTGGGCTTTCAGCTGCCCATGCCATTCATAATGGATTTACAGCATTAGAAGCAACGCATAATTATTGGCATGGTGAAAAAGTAGCATTTGGTACGCTTGCTATGTTAATGCTAATCGATAGCGATCCTGAAATGATCGAGACTGTTTATCATTTTTGTGAGTCGGTTGGATTGCCAACTACGCTAGCAGAAATTGGATTAGCTAATGTTAGCGATGATGATTTAATGCAAGTGGCAATTTTAGCTTGTGCTGAAGGTGAATCAATTCATAATTCTCCTGCAGAAATTTCTCCAGAAACAGTATTTGCTGCAATAAAAGCAGCTAATGCTGAAGGTTTACGGCGCAAATAA
- the yceD gene encoding 23S rRNA accumulation protein YceD, with translation MQNKLPLTIDPIKAAQKRLDYVGYYPAKSATRIESPKSDIECHLSFDYDEQRFCVITIDAKITLELICQRCFKPFITEVHVMNKFSPVKSDAQTEALPEHYEPVLVNEFGEVDILALIEDEIILSLPIAPVHDSKHCEVSEADMVFGEIPAENEKPNPFAILVSLKNKG, from the coding sequence ATGCAAAATAAATTACCATTAACAATTGACCCAATCAAAGCAGCACAAAAAAGACTTGATTATGTTGGATATTATCCAGCAAAAAGTGCAACGAGGATTGAAAGTCCAAAAAGTGATATCGAATGTCATCTATCTTTTGATTATGATGAACAAAGATTTTGCGTTATCACCATTGATGCAAAAATAACGCTTGAGTTGATTTGTCAGCGTTGTTTTAAACCTTTTATCACTGAAGTCCATGTGATGAATAAATTCAGCCCTGTTAAGAGCGATGCTCAAACAGAGGCATTACCGGAACATTATGAACCCGTTTTAGTTAACGAGTTTGGTGAAGTAGATATATTAGCGTTAATTGAGGACGAAATTATTCTCTCATTACCAATTGCGCCGGTGCATGATAGTAAACACTGCGAAGTGTCAGAGGCAGATATGGTATTTGGTGAAATTCCAGCGGAGAATGAAAAACCAAATCCATTTGCAATTTTAGTTAGTTTAAAGAATAAGGGGTAA
- the fabG gene encoding 3-oxoacyl-ACP reductase FabG, with product MNLSGKIALVTGASRGIGKAIAEKLVACGATVIGTATTEKGAQAISEYLGTKGKGLALNVTDEGSIESVINTIKTEFGDIDILVNNAGITRDNLLMRMKEDEWQDILDTNLTSVFRLSKALMRTMMKKRYGRIITIGSVVGTMGNAGQANYAAAKAGLIGFSKSLAREVASRGITVNVVAPGFIATDMTEALTDEQKALTLAQVPAGRLGEPAEIANAVAFLASDEASYITGETLHVNGGMYMV from the coding sequence ATGAACCTATCAGGAAAGATTGCTTTAGTTACTGGTGCAAGCCGTGGGATCGGGAAGGCAATTGCAGAAAAATTAGTTGCTTGTGGCGCAACCGTTATTGGAACTGCAACAACCGAAAAAGGTGCTCAAGCCATAAGTGAATATTTAGGCACTAAAGGTAAAGGTTTAGCACTAAATGTGACCGATGAAGGATCTATTGAATCAGTTATTAATACAATTAAAACGGAATTTGGCGATATTGATATTCTGGTTAATAATGCAGGTATCACTCGTGATAATTTATTAATGAGAATGAAAGAAGACGAGTGGCAAGATATTTTAGATACTAATTTAACGTCTGTATTCCGCTTATCAAAAGCATTAATGCGTACTATGATGAAAAAACGTTATGGTAGAATTATTACTATAGGATCTGTTGTTGGTACTATGGGTAATGCAGGCCAAGCTAACTATGCGGCGGCAAAAGCTGGATTGATTGGATTTAGTAAATCATTAGCTCGTGAAGTTGCATCTCGAGGTATTACGGTTAATGTGGTAGCACCAGGGTTCATTGCAACAGATATGACAGAAGCATTGACTGATGAACAAAAGGCGTTAACATTAGCGCAAGTGCCAGCAGGGCGTTTAGGTGAACCAGCTGAAATTGCTAATGCAGTAGCGTTCTTGGCTTCTGATGAGGCATCTTATATTACGGGTGAAACTTTACATGTCAATGGCGGCATGTATATGGTGTAA
- the rpmF gene encoding 50S ribosomal protein L32 produces MAVQQNRKTRAKRGMRRSHDALTVANISVDESGKTHLRHHVTADGYYRGRKVISK; encoded by the coding sequence ATGGCTGTTCAACAGAATCGTAAAACTCGTGCAAAACGTGGTATGCGTCGTTCTCATGATGCATTAACTGTTGCTAATATCTCAGTTGATGAATCAGGTAAAACACATTTACGTCATCACGTAACCGCTGATGGTTATTATCGCGGTCGTAAAGTGATTTCTAAATAA
- the fabF gene encoding beta-ketoacyl-ACP synthase II has translation MSKRRVVVTGMGMISPVGNTVESTWQALLAGQSGVELIEHFDTAPFATRFAAMVKNFDGEDYNISRKDARKMDYFIQYGIAAGMQAMQDAGIEITEENAERIGCAIGSGIGGLGLIEENHSALVNGGPRKISPFFVPSTIVNMIAGHLSIIYGLKGPSITIATACSSGVHNIGHAARMIAYGDADAMLAGGGEKASTPLGIGGFGAARALSTNNDNPKAASRPWDKDRDGFVLGDGAGIMFLEEYEHAKKRGAKIYAEVVGFGMSGDAYHMTSPPADGSGAALAMKCAIRDAGITPEHIGYINAHGTSTPAGDKAETQAVKSIFKENANKVMVSSTKSMIGHLLGAAGAVESIFTVLALRDQAVPPTINLDNPDEGCDLDYVPHTARQVKNLEYALCNSFGFGGTNGSVLFKKI, from the coding sequence GTGTCTAAACGCAGAGTTGTTGTTACTGGAATGGGCATGATATCTCCAGTAGGTAATACAGTTGAATCCACATGGCAAGCTTTATTAGCCGGTCAAAGTGGTGTAGAACTTATAGAACACTTTGATACAGCCCCTTTCGCAACGCGCTTCGCAGCGATGGTTAAAAACTTTGATGGCGAAGATTATAATATTTCACGTAAAGATGCTCGTAAAATGGATTATTTCATCCAATACGGTATTGCAGCAGGTATGCAGGCAATGCAAGATGCGGGTATTGAAATTACGGAAGAAAATGCAGAGCGAATCGGTTGTGCTATCGGTTCAGGTATTGGTGGACTAGGATTAATTGAAGAAAATCATAGTGCATTAGTTAATGGTGGACCACGTAAAATTAGTCCTTTCTTTGTACCATCGACTATAGTAAATATGATCGCTGGTCACTTATCAATTATTTATGGATTAAAAGGTCCAAGTATTACTATTGCTACCGCTTGTTCTTCTGGCGTACATAATATTGGTCATGCAGCGCGTATGATTGCATATGGTGATGCCGATGCGATGTTAGCTGGTGGTGGTGAAAAAGCGAGCACTCCTCTTGGTATCGGTGGCTTTGGGGCTGCGCGTGCATTGTCAACTAATAATGACAACCCAAAAGCTGCAAGTCGACCATGGGATAAAGATCGTGATGGTTTTGTGCTTGGTGACGGTGCAGGTATCATGTTCCTAGAAGAATATGAACATGCTAAAAAGCGTGGTGCTAAGATTTATGCTGAAGTAGTTGGCTTTGGTATGAGTGGTGATGCTTATCATATGACTTCACCTCCAGCAGATGGTAGCGGAGCGGCATTAGCTATGAAATGCGCGATTCGTGATGCAGGAATAACACCTGAACATATTGGTTATATTAATGCGCATGGTACATCAACTCCTGCTGGCGACAAAGCTGAGACTCAAGCAGTTAAAAGCATTTTTAAAGAAAATGCCAACAAAGTAATGGTAAGTTCAACTAAATCAATGATTGGGCACTTATTAGGTGCAGCTGGTGCGGTTGAGTCTATTTTTACTGTACTTGCATTACGCGATCAGGCTGTTCCTCCAACAATTAATTTAGATAATCCTGATGAGGGATGTGATCTTGATTATGTTCCACACACAGCTCGTCAAGTGAAAAACTTAGAATATGCTCTTTGTAATTCATTTGGCTTTGGTGGTACTAACGGTTCAGTCTTATTCAAGAAGATTTAA
- the fabD gene encoding ACP S-malonyltransferase, whose protein sequence is MTKFAMVFPGQGSQAVGMLKDLAENYPIVKSTFDEASQVLGYDLWALVQDGPAEELNKTWQTQPALLASSVAIYRVWQSINGAQPEFMAGHSLGEYSALVCAGVIDFKDAIKLVELRGKLMQEAVPSGTGAMFAIIGLDNDSIRKACDEAAQGQVVAPVNFNSPGQVVIAGNKEAVERAGALCKEAGAKRALPLAVSVPSHCALMKPAADKLAVALNNITFNAPKFAVINNVDVKVETSADKIKTALIAQLYSPVRWTETVEDMAKQGVTMLVEIGPGKVLTGLTKRIVDSLSAYAVNDKASLDVAIENTK, encoded by the coding sequence ATGACCAAATTTGCAATGGTATTTCCAGGACAAGGCTCACAAGCTGTAGGTATGTTAAAAGATCTTGCTGAAAACTATCCAATTGTGAAGTCAACTTTTGATGAAGCTTCACAAGTGTTAGGTTATGATTTATGGGCTTTAGTGCAAGATGGTCCTGCTGAGGAATTAAATAAAACTTGGCAAACTCAACCAGCATTACTTGCTTCATCTGTTGCTATTTACCGTGTTTGGCAAAGTATTAATGGCGCTCAACCAGAATTTATGGCAGGCCATAGTTTAGGCGAATACTCAGCATTGGTATGTGCTGGCGTAATTGATTTTAAAGATGCAATTAAATTAGTTGAGCTACGTGGAAAACTAATGCAAGAAGCTGTACCAAGTGGTACAGGGGCAATGTTTGCTATCATTGGTTTAGATAACGATTCGATCCGTAAAGCTTGTGACGAAGCGGCTCAAGGTCAAGTCGTTGCACCAGTTAATTTTAATTCACCTGGTCAAGTTGTTATTGCGGGTAATAAAGAAGCGGTTGAACGAGCAGGTGCTCTGTGTAAAGAGGCTGGAGCTAAACGAGCATTACCACTGGCAGTTAGCGTGCCTTCACATTGTGCTTTGATGAAACCAGCCGCTGATAAATTAGCGGTAGCATTAAATAATATCACATTCAATGCTCCTAAATTTGCAGTAATTAATAATGTTGATGTTAAAGTTGAAACATCAGCAGACAAAATCAAAACAGCATTAATCGCTCAGCTATATAGCCCTGTTCGTTGGACTGAAACAGTAGAGGATATGGCAAAACAAGGTGTAACAATGTTAGTTGAAATCGGACCAGGCAAAGTTTTAACTGGTTTAACTAAACGAATCGTTGATTCATTATCGGCTTATGCTGTTAATGATAAAGCATCATTAGATGTTGCGATAGAAAATACTAAATAG
- a CDS encoding beta-ketoacyl-ACP synthase III gives MYTKILGTGSYLPKQIRTNADLEKMVDTSDEWITTRTGIKERRIAAPDETVTSMAYEAAINAIEMAKIDKQEIGLIIVATATSVNAFPSSATELQAKLDLGDVIAFDVSAACSGFIYALDIADKYVKSGAIKYALVVGSDMLTRGVDPSDRGTIIIFGDGAGAVVVGASQEPGIIASHLHADGRYGELLKYPYVDRRSLNDPVYMTMHGNEVFKVAVKELSNLVDELLSENAFNKSDLDWLVPHQANLRIISATAKRLDMDMSKVIVTLDKQGNTSAASVPCALDAGVRDGRIKRGQLILLEAFGGGFVWGSALVKF, from the coding sequence ATGTATACAAAGATATTAGGAACAGGAAGCTATCTTCCAAAACAAATAAGAACCAATGCCGATCTTGAAAAGATGGTCGATACTAGTGATGAATGGATAACTACCCGTACTGGTATTAAAGAAAGACGCATTGCTGCACCCGATGAAACCGTTACTAGTATGGCTTATGAAGCGGCGATTAATGCGATTGAAATGGCGAAAATCGATAAACAAGAGATTGGTTTGATTATTGTTGCAACAGCAACATCGGTTAATGCTTTTCCAAGTTCAGCTACTGAATTACAGGCCAAATTGGATCTGGGTGATGTAATTGCATTTGATGTATCAGCTGCTTGTTCAGGATTTATTTATGCGCTTGATATTGCGGATAAATATGTGAAGAGTGGTGCAATTAAATATGCCTTAGTGGTTGGCTCAGATATGTTAACTCGTGGTGTTGATCCAAGTGATCGCGGGACAATTATTATTTTTGGTGATGGTGCAGGAGCTGTTGTAGTGGGTGCTTCACAAGAACCAGGAATTATTGCTTCTCATCTTCATGCTGATGGTCGTTATGGTGAATTGTTAAAATATCCATATGTCGATCGTCGTTCACTTAATGATCCAGTTTATATGACAATGCATGGGAATGAAGTATTTAAAGTTGCAGTCAAAGAACTTTCAAATTTAGTCGATGAGCTATTATCTGAGAATGCATTTAATAAATCAGATTTAGATTGGTTAGTTCCTCATCAAGCTAATTTACGAATTATTTCAGCTACGGCTAAACGTCTTGATATGGATATGAGTAAGGTTATTGTAACGCTTGATAAACAAGGTAATACTTCTGCTGCATCGGTACCTTGCGCTTTAGATGCAGGTGTGCGAGATGGCCGTATTAAACGAGGGCAGTTAATATTGTTAGAAGCTTTCGGCGGTGGTTTCGTTTGGGGCTCTGCACTCGTTAAATTTTAA
- a CDS encoding transcription antiterminator, giving the protein MASKLLFPYQRLAYIFDTIKNELLPQKELANRFSVSIRTIRSDISALNDVLQTYGAQVDYIKNIGYRLVIVDSNLYATIPIVQQIERVPRTNKERVSALLIAFLTQSKSVKLDDIAGEWFLSRNTLQNDVIEVKQYLDKYHLSLDNRPYSGMRLVGEESAIRACLTDILWQHHITGNTINVNRLIQAILPDIDLEYLESLLQDQFERFELKLTSEGQGYLLYCCAVSITRITQGHELLDYQVDHIDSTVIGAAREVSEGFSYFLGSALSDAEFNYLCVQIMSRTIMQSPNQAKSLELFEHILSYINDSYHYNLKDDMKLRQDMLIHISSMLSRIKYKIHTSNPLLHEIKQYYPFAYDITLSALANIHKFTDVKMTEDEISYLAIHIGVALERNYSAGYERLVQILLVSELGNATLRMIESKIKRDFPHILIKRTLSYREYEQLTHIEEDFVVSTVRLTEKDKQIVKIAPFPTPYQLEQLGRLSMVDRTMPYIIERFFNEKFFLIIDKPMTQNELFQIICQRLEKSGYVGSDFHSSVVERENIVSTLIGENIAIPHSVGLLAKKTVVTTILAPQGIEWNKNEIAHVIFLLAISKDEYEDAMRIYNLVVNFVKERSTKRLLNSRSFDDFQAIVKDSFGRLS; this is encoded by the coding sequence ATGGCATCTAAATTGCTATTCCCTTATCAACGATTAGCTTATATTTTTGATACGATAAAAAATGAATTGCTACCTCAAAAAGAGCTAGCAAATCGTTTTTCAGTATCGATAAGAACTATTCGTTCGGATATTTCTGCTTTAAATGATGTGTTACAAACTTATGGTGCGCAGGTTGATTATATTAAAAATATTGGTTATCGCCTTGTAATAGTTGATTCTAACCTTTATGCAACAATACCCATCGTTCAGCAAATTGAACGGGTTCCTCGCACTAATAAAGAACGCGTTTCCGCCTTACTTATTGCATTTTTAACACAATCTAAATCTGTAAAATTGGATGATATTGCTGGTGAATGGTTTTTAAGCCGTAATACATTGCAAAATGATGTTATTGAAGTTAAGCAGTATTTAGACAAATACCATTTATCGCTCGATAATCGTCCTTATTCTGGTATGCGATTAGTCGGAGAGGAATCAGCTATCCGAGCTTGTTTAACTGATATTTTATGGCAACACCATATAACGGGCAATACTATCAATGTTAATCGTTTAATACAGGCAATATTGCCTGATATTGATTTAGAGTATCTTGAAAGCCTATTACAAGACCAGTTTGAACGTTTTGAATTGAAATTAACTTCGGAAGGGCAAGGGTATTTGCTCTATTGTTGTGCAGTCTCGATAACTAGAATTACGCAAGGTCATGAATTATTGGACTATCAAGTGGATCATATTGATTCTACAGTAATTGGAGCTGCACGAGAGGTCTCTGAAGGCTTTTCTTATTTTTTAGGCAGTGCACTTTCAGATGCTGAATTTAATTATTTATGTGTGCAGATTATGTCGCGCACTATTATGCAATCACCTAATCAAGCTAAAAGTCTAGAGTTATTTGAACATATCTTGTCTTATATCAATGATTCTTATCACTATAATTTGAAAGATGACATGAAACTTCGCCAAGATATGTTAATCCATATTTCATCGATGCTATCTCGGATCAAGTATAAAATTCATACTTCCAATCCATTACTACATGAAATTAAGCAATATTACCCTTTTGCCTATGATATTACTTTATCAGCATTAGCGAATATTCATAAATTTACTGATGTTAAAATGACTGAAGATGAAATTAGTTATTTAGCAATTCATATAGGCGTCGCATTAGAGCGTAACTATAGTGCTGGATATGAAAGATTAGTGCAAATTTTACTCGTTAGTGAATTAGGTAATGCCACCTTGCGTATGATTGAATCAAAGATTAAACGAGATTTCCCTCATATTTTAATTAAACGAACGCTTTCTTATCGAGAATACGAGCAGTTAACTCATATTGAGGAAGATTTTGTTGTCTCTACCGTTCGCTTGACCGAAAAAGATAAGCAAATAGTAAAAATAGCGCCATTTCCAACACCTTATCAACTTGAACAATTAGGGCGATTATCTATGGTAGATCGCACAATGCCATATATTATTGAGCGCTTTTTTAATGAAAAGTTTTTCCTAATTATTGATAAGCCAATGACACAAAATGAACTGTTTCAGATAATTTGTCAGCGCCTTGAGAAATCAGGATATGTTGGATCAGATTTTCATTCATCGGTGGTGGAGCGAGAGAATATTGTATCAACCTTAATTGGTGAAAATATTGCTATTCCCCATTCAGTAGGGTTGTTGGCTAAAAAGACAGTGGTAACAACTATTTTGGCTCCTCAAGGTATTGAATGGAATAAAAATGAGATTGCGCATGTCATTTTCTTATTAGCAATCAGTAAAGATGAATATGAAGATGCGATGCGAATCTATAATTTAGTGGTTAATTTTGTTAAAGAAAGATCAACTAAGCGGTTACTAAATAGTCGAAGTTTCGATGATTTTCAAGCCATAGTAAAAGACAGTTTTGGGCGGCTATCATAA
- the acpP gene encoding acyl carrier protein: MSTIEERVKKIIVEQLGVKEDEVRNESSFVEDLGADSLDTVELVMALEEEFDTEIPDEEAEKITTVQSAIDYITANQ; this comes from the coding sequence ATGAGCACTATTGAAGAGCGAGTTAAGAAAATTATTGTTGAGCAACTTGGTGTTAAAGAGGATGAAGTTAGAAATGAATCTTCTTTCGTTGAAGATCTTGGCGCTGACTCTCTTGATACAGTTGAATTAGTTATGGCTTTAGAAGAAGAATTTGATACTGAAATTCCTGATGAAGAAGCTGAAAAAATTACAACTGTACAATCAGCAATTGATTATATTACTGCAAATCAATAA
- the plsX gene encoding phosphate acyltransferase PlsX, with translation MDNLTIALDAMSGDFGPRIVVPAAIQALHHYPNLSIFLVGDLKEVGFFLSKENAKLVTQYQENGRLMLTESTAIIANDMKPSYAIRHSQGSSMRIALELVKSSKAQACVSSGNTGALMGLSKLLLHSLTGIDRPALVATIPALNNQNTVVLDLGANAECDSDMLVQFAIMGEILAKSVLHIKNPRVALLNIGEEDIKGLDKIRAAASILKANDQINYIGYLEGNELLTGKTDVLVCDGFVGNVTLKTVEGLIKIFMSSFKMLLGQNSLIMKFLSKWLQRKIVKNFGYLDPGRYNGACLLGLQSIVIKSHGSANQKSFFAAIEQAILAIETNIPEKIANSLSSALPKSE, from the coding sequence TTGGATAATCTAACCATTGCGTTAGATGCTATGAGCGGGGACTTCGGTCCTCGTATTGTTGTTCCTGCTGCAATTCAAGCATTACACCATTATCCAAACCTTTCTATCTTTCTTGTCGGTGATTTAAAGGAAGTTGGCTTTTTTTTGTCTAAAGAAAATGCAAAGCTGGTTACTCAATATCAAGAAAATGGTCGTTTGATGTTAACTGAATCTACTGCGATCATCGCTAACGATATGAAACCATCATATGCAATTAGGCATAGCCAAGGTTCCTCAATGAGGATTGCATTAGAGTTAGTGAAAAGTAGTAAGGCTCAGGCTTGTGTCAGTTCCGGTAATACTGGTGCGTTGATGGGGCTATCTAAGCTGTTGTTGCATTCTTTAACTGGTATCGATCGCCCGGCATTAGTTGCCACCATTCCTGCGTTAAATAACCAAAATACTGTTGTGCTTGATTTAGGTGCTAATGCAGAATGCGATAGTGATATGCTAGTGCAGTTTGCCATAATGGGTGAAATACTAGCAAAATCAGTCCTTCATATTAAAAATCCGCGCGTTGCTCTGCTTAATATTGGTGAAGAAGATATTAAGGGGCTAGATAAAATTCGTGCTGCGGCGTCTATTTTGAAAGCCAATGATCAAATTAATTATATCGGTTATTTAGAAGGCAATGAGCTGTTGACCGGTAAAACTGATGTGCTTGTTTGTGATGGTTTTGTTGGTAATGTGACGCTCAAAACAGTAGAAGGATTAATCAAAATTTTCATGTCATCATTTAAAATGCTATTAGGGCAAAACTCATTAATTATGAAATTTTTGAGTAAATGGCTTCAACGAAAAATAGTAAAAAATTTTGGTTATTTAGATCCTGGACGATATAATGGTGCCTGTTTACTTGGACTTCAAAGTATTGTGATTAAAAGTCACGGTAGTGCCAATCAAAAATCATTTTTTGCAGCAATTGAGCAAGCTATTTTAGCTATCGAAACGAATATACCTGAGAAGATTGCCAATAGTCTTTCTTCTGCACTACCTAAGAGCGAATAA